GCTCAACGACCTCGGGGCGCCGTGGTGGCTCGGCGTGGTGCTCGGCCTGCTGGCCTTCGCCGCGCTCGTGCCGCGGCGTACGCGCGTGCCCGTGGTCATCTGCTGGCTCGTCGCGCTGGCCGCCGCCGTGGTCTCCGGCGCCCTCTCGCACGTGACCCTCGACCTGCCCTCGGTCACCACGCGACCCAGCCTGGGCCTCTTCGTGGTCATCCTGCAGGGCACCTCGGTCGTGGCGGTCGTGCTGGGCGCAGACGCCTACCTGCGCCGCCTCGACGAGCACCACCCGGTCTGGCAGCGCGTGCTGGCCACCGCGCTGGCGGTCGTGGCGGCCGCCGTCCCGCTCGGCGGGCTCGGCTGGTGGCTCACCACCCCCGACAACGCGATGGCCCGCGAGGCCGAGCAGACGGTGCCGGTCTACATGCAGCAGAGCTCGCTCACCGGCGAGGAGCACGGCGTGCTCGTGCTCTCCGGCTCGGTGGAGGACGGCATCACCTACCGGATCCGGCGCGAGGACGGCACCACCGTGGGCGAGGACGAGATCCTGACCCTCGCCGACGAGGACGAGGAGATGACCGAGGAGGTCCGGGCGCTCGTCTCCTCGCCGACCCCCGCCGTGGTCGCCGCGCTCGGCGACCGCGGGGTCGAGTACGTCGTCCTCAGCTCGCCGGCCGACGGCTCGGTGTCGTCCCTCCTCGACGCCACCGCCGGCCTCGAGCAGGCCAGCGCGGAGGACCGCAGCATGCGGGCCTGGCGCGTCGACCGCCCGCTCGACGCCACCACCCTCGACCGGCCGCGGTCCTGGTGGCGCACCGCGCTGATGGTGCTGCAGGGGCTGGCCGTCGTGGTCGCCCTGGTCCTCGCCGCCCCGACCGTGCGGCAGCGCCGCGAGAGGGGGAGCGATGTCTGAGCCCACTCCCGGTCCCGCGCCCGCTCCCACGTCCACCGCGGGCGGCCGGCGTCGCGTCGCCGAGGCGAGCCGCCGCCCGTCGCCGGTGACCCTGCTCGCCGTGCTGATCCCGCTGCTCACGGTGGCGGCGCTCGCCCTGGTCCGGCCCGCGGAGACCCCCGCGACGACCCATGACCCCGCCGGCGCACCGCTCGACCGGTCGACCGCCGTGTGCCCGGCCCGGCTGCCCGGCGCCGACGAGCTGCGCCTCGGCAGCACCGGCCTCGCGTCCGGCAGCCTCACCCTGCGCGTGGGCCGCGAGGAGGACACCGAGGCACTCACCGACGGCGTCGCCTCCCGGCGCGAGCGGTCCGCGGTCGTCGTCGGCGCCACCGGCGACCTCGCCGCGGGCCTCGTCGCCTCGCGCTCGGGCGCCGGGTCGGCCGTCGGCTGCGCCCCGCCGGAGCCGGAGCGCTGGTTCACCGGCCTCGGCGCGTCGGCCGAGCACGCCTCGACCCTCACGCTGGTCAACCCCGACCGGGGACCCGCCGTCGCCGACGTGACGGTGTGGGACGGCAGCGGCGTCGTCGACGTCCCCGCCCTGCGCGGCGTCCGCGTGCCCGGGGGCGGCTCGGCCACCTTCGACCTGTCCGAGGTCGCGCCCAACCGCGACGCTCTCGCGATGCAGGTCCTCGTGTCGCGTGGCCGGCTCGGCGCGAGCGTGGTCGACGTGCTGGACCCCGTCGGCCGCGGCCGCCCGGTGCGCGAGTGGCTGCCCGGCCAGGCCGCGCCCGCCACGACGTCGTACGTCCTCGGCGTCGGGACGACGCCGGCCGACCGCACGCTGACGCTGGCCAACCCGGGCGACTCACAGGTGCGGGTGGCGCTGGAGCTGGTCAGCGAGGAGAGCGAGTTCGCGCCGTCGGGCTTCGAGGAGGTGACCCTGGCGCCGGCGTCGGTCACCGAGGTGGACCTCGGCGGCGTGCTGCGCGGCCGCACGGCCCGCGGCGTGCAGGCGCTGCGGCTGGAGGCGACCGGTCCGGTCACGGCCGCCCTGCGCAACCGCACCGACGGTGACCTCGCGCTCGCCGTGGCGGGTGATGCGGTGGCGAGCGAGACGGCCGTCGCGGTGCCGGCCGGCGCGAAGCGCCTCGTCGTGGCCGGCGCGACCGCAGCGGGCGTCCTCACCCTCCGGGCGTGGGACGAGGACGGCGACCCGGTGGTGCGGGAGCGGCGCGTCGAGCTGGCGCCCGCCACCGCGGCGCGCATCCGGATGCCCGACGAGGCCGTGCTGGCGCAGGTGACGCTCGAGCGGACGGAGGCGGTCGTGTCGCTGGAGGTCAGCGACCGCGGGCTGTCCGTGCTGCCGATGGCGCAGCTGGTCACGACCAGCCAGGTGCCGGACGTACGACCGGCACGGCGCTGAGCCCGGCGCCGGGAGACGTCAGTCGGTGTAGCGCTCGTCGACCTGCCCGGGCGTGAGCCCCAGCAGCTCGGCGAGCTGCTCGACCACGACCGTGTGCACCATTGCCTCGAGCTCGTCACGGCTGGTGGCGCGGTGCTCGATGGGGCGTCGGAAGAGCACCAGCCGGGTCGGGTCGGTGCCCTTGCCGCGCACCAGGGACGACAGCGGCACGGTCTCGTCGCCCCAGTCGTCGGGCAGCATCGGGGCGTCCTCGACGGCGTACTCCACGAGCCCGAGGTGGCGCTGCCAGCGCTCGTCGAGCGGTGTGACGACGTCGAGCACGAGCTGGTCGAAGCGCTGCCGCGCGGTGCGCACGACCGGGGTGCCGGGCTCCGGGGGCAGGATGCCCGGTCCGCGCATCCCGCGACCGCGGCGGTCGCGGGTCCTGCGCCGGGTCCCGGGAGCCTCGGCCGGGGTGCTGACGTCGTCCACGCCGCGAGCCTAAGCGCCGCTCGTGCGTGGGGCGGGTAGCGTCGGCGCCGTGAGTCCTGCCCGTCGTTGTTCGCGTACGGCGTGTGGCCGTGGTGCGGTCAACACGCTGACCTACGTCTACGCCGACCAGACCGCTGTCCTGGGTCCGCTCGCCACCTACGCCGAGCCCCACGCCTACGACCTCTGCGACACCCACAGCGAGCGGCTCTCGGCGCCGCGCGGCTGGGAGGTCATCCGGCTGGCGCCCGACCCGCGCGCCCAGGGTCCGAGCAGCGACGACCTGCTCGCGCTGGCCGACGCCGTCCGCGAGGCGGCCCGCCCGGCTCCCGCGCCGGCACCGCTCCACTCCACCGACGACCCGACCCGGGGCGCGAAGCGCGGGCACCTGCGCGTGCTCACGCCCACTGACTGACCGGTCCACGCACCCCCTAGGATCATCGGCGTGAACATCGACCCGCAGCTGCTGAGCATCATCGTCTGCCCGGCCTGCCACGGCACCCTGGTCGAGGAGGCCGAGGAGCTCGTGTGCCAGGGGTGCGGCAACGCCTACCCCGTGCGCGACGACATCCCCGTGCTCCTGGTCGACGAAGCCCGCAAGCCGGCCTGAGGTCGCGGCCGTGCCGACCTGGTTCGACGAGTCCCGCCTGGACGACCCCGGCGTGCTGGAGTCGGTGGACCTCCGGCTGCGCACGCTCGCCGAGAGCGGGTCGCGGGTGCGCCGCGAGGCGCACGAGGCGGCCACCGCGACCGCCGAGCTGATCGCCCGTGGCCGCGACGGCGAGCGCCCGCGCGCGGTCATCGCCGCCGGTCCCGACTCACGCCTGCTGCGCGCCGTGCTCGAGCCGTGGTGCCCGGTGCCCTTCGTCGCGTGGCCGAGCCCCGGGCTGCCGGGGTGGGCGGGGTCGCTGGACCTCGTCGTCATGCTCGCACCCGAGGGCAACGACCACGGGTCCGCGTCTGCCGTCGCCGAGGCCGTACGCCGCGGCGCGCAGGTCGTCGTGGCCTGCCCGCAGCGGTCCCTCGTCGGCGAGCACGCGGCCGGCCGCGACGTGACCGTGCTGCCGACCGTGACCGGCGACCAGCTCGCCACCGCGGTCGTGATGCTCGACTACCTCGCGCACGTCCACCTCGGCCCGCGGGCCGACGCCGACTCGGTCGCCGAGTCGCTCGACGAGGTGGCCACCAGCTGCTCGCCCCACCGCGACCTCGCGGTGAACCCGGCGAAGATGCTGGCGATCGCCATGGCCGACACCAACCCGCTCGTGTGGGGCGGCTCCGTCCTCGCCGCGCGGGCGGCCCGACGGCTCGCGGAGTCGCTGCGGCGCACCAGCGGGCGGTCCGCGATCGCCGGCGACGCCGAGCACCTCCTGCCCGTCATCGAGGCGACCAGGCCCCAGGACGTGTTCGCCGACCCGTTCGCCGAGGAGGTGGCCGAGATCCGGCCGCTGCTGCTCGTCCTCGACGACCGCGCCGACGACCCGGTCGTGCGCGAGCAGGCCGGCATGCTGAAGGCCGCGGCCGCCCGCCACGGCGTCCGCGTCGAGACGCTCGAGACGGACGCCGACGCCGAGGTCGCGCGCTACGCCTCGCTCCTGCTCACCGGGACCTACGCCGCGGAGTACCTCCGGGTCGGGCTCGTCGACGACTGACGCGGGCGGTCACGAGCCCAGCGGCAGCCGGCAGCCGAAGACCAGCGCGTCGCCGCCGTGGACGTAGGCCGTCCGCTCGACCTCCATGCCCAGCGCGCGGGCCACGCCCTGCGAGGGAGTGTTGTCGGGCCGGACCAGGGCGACGAGGTGCGTCACGCCGTGGGCGGCGGCGCAGTCGCGCACGGCCGTCGCGGCCTCGACGGCGTAGCCACGGCGGCGCAGCGCCGGCAGGACGTGGTAGCCGACCTCGACCTCGGCGGTGCCCTCGACGTCCTGCACGGTCAGCCCGCAGTCGCCGACGAAGACGCCGTCGTGGGTCTCGACGACCCAGAGGCCGAAGTCGTGCGCGGCGTAGTTGCGCTCCTGCCACTCGATCCACCGCACCGCGTCGTCGGGGGTCCGGGCCGGGCGGTCCACGGGCACCGGGTCGGGTGCGGTGAGCAGCGCGGTGACGTCGTCGAGGTCGGCCATCGTCATCGGGCGGAACCGCAGCCGCGCGGTCGGCTCGGGCAGCACGCCTCAGCCCTGCCGGGGGCGGGTGCCCTCGGGCGCCTGCTGGTCGACGTTCGTCCACACCTCGGTCAGCTCGGAGAGCAGGCCGTCGCGCACCGTGGCGAAGCTCGCCACGGCGAACACCAGCTCCCCGCCGGTCCCGCTCGTGCCGACGACCCGCGCGCGCAGCACGCCGCGATCACCGCGGTCGCCACCGGCGACGAGGTCCTCGACGTGCAGGCGCTGGAAGCCGGGGTAGTCCGCGTTGAGCCGCACCCAGCCGTCGCGGTCGAACACCTCGCCGGTGTGCACGAGCCGGCAGGTGAACTCGGGGTGCAGCAGGTCGGGCAAGGCGTCCCAGTCGTGGGCGTCGATGACCTCGGCGAGGCGGGTCAGCAGGGCGGCGGCGTCCATGCCGCCAGTGTGCTGCGGGGGACCGACAGCCGCCTGCGACCGTTGCGGCCCGGAGTGCACGTGCACGTGGAGGTGCCGCGAGTCCTGGTAGGCCCCGAGGTTCGTCAGGACCGCGGCCGCGCCGTGCTCCTCCTCGACCTGCCGCGCCACGCGCTGCACCACCCGCAGCAGCGCGCGTACGTCGGCCTCGTCCTCCGTCGTGACCGTCGTCAGCGACGCGATGTGCCGCTTGGGCACGACCACCACGTGCACGTCCCAGAAGGGCCGGGTGTGGTGGTAGGCCAGCACGAGCCCGTCCTCGTGGACGACGTCGAGCGGCACGGCCCGGGGGATCGCGACGTCGCAGTAGAAGTCGGTGCCGTCGTAGGACTGGGTCATGCCGGGAGGCTCCCACGATCGTCCCCTCGATCGCCCCCTCCACGTCGACACACGAAGACGTACTCCTTGCCCGGACGGTCCGGCGCCTCACGTACGTCGTCCACCTCGAAGCCGTGGGCTCGCAGGTCGTGCTCGACCTCCGAGCGCGGCCGGAAGCGCAGGGTGGAGGTGGAGGTCAGGACGTCGGGTCCGATCGCGGCGGAGCTCTCGAAGCTGACGAGCGGCGGCTCGACCCGCGTCACCGTGCGGGTCACCACGGCCGTACGCCCGTCCTCCAGCCGGACGGACGTCGGCGGCAGGTCCCACGTCTCCCAGTCCCGGGCCTCGGGTCGCCGGGTCTCGAAGACGAACCAGCCACCGGGCCGGAGCGCAGCCGCGACGCTGCGCAGCGTGGCCGCCCAGTCCTCGTCGGAGACGAACACCTGGGCGACGTTGCCCGTCATCACCACCAGGTCGGCGCCGCCCACCCGTCCGTTCAGGTCGGTGGCGTCGCCATGGATCCAGGTCACCCGCTCGGCCTGCGGCTTGCTCCTCGCCACGTCGAGCGACGCCCCGGCCGGGTCGACACCGACGACGTCGAGGCCCAGGGCAGCCAGGCGCACCGCCAGGCTGCCGGTCCCGCACCCGACGTCGACGATCCTCCGGGCCCGCACGTCCTCGACCAGTGCGACGTAGGCGTCGAGGTCCGATCGGTCGTCGTCGAGGACGTCGTGGAGGACGGCTTGGCGCGGGTCGCTGAACGCGGCGTCGGGGTCTCGCATCGTGGGGAACCTACGAGACGGTCGGGTGGTCGTGCACGCGATCTCGCCGAGGGCTGGTCCGCTCGCGGGAGCCGGACGGCGGCGGTGCACCTCAGCGGGAGCTCCACGTGACGCCACACAGCGAGCCGGGCGACGCGCCGACGCGGGCTGGTCGACCCGTGAGCCCGTCGTGACGTTCACGTGCCTGACCGTGTGGAGACGCGCCTGTGGCCCCGCCGTGGTTCAGGTCGGCGGGGTGCGGGGCGGGGTCATGGTCGGCCGGGCGGTGCGGGGTCGTCGGCAGAGCCGTTGATCCGGGTGGTGCCGGTGCGGTCGCGTCGGTAGCGGTGCCCGTGCGGACTCGTCCACTCGTAGACGCCGGGTCCGGTGACGTCGTAGCGCCAGGCCGAATGGGTCTTGAGGCGGTGGTGCCAGCGACACTCCGGGGCGAGGTTCGAGGACACGGTCGGCCCCGGCTGGGGACGGCCCTCGGTGTCGGCTTCGTGGTCGTACGGGACGACGTGGTCGATGTCGCAGCCCCGGGCGGGTCGGGTGCACCACGGGAACACACAGGTGCGGTCGCGCAGGATCACCTGTTCGCGGATCCGGTCGGGGATGTCGTAGCCGGGTGCGGTGAGCTCGGCGGTGAGGTCGATGACCGGCTTGACGGTCACCTTGGTGCGAGAGTCGCGGCACCAGTCCTTGACCTGCTCGAGCAGCACCAGCCGTTGCCCCTCCTCGAGGCGGCCGGTGGGTCCGAACACGGTGTCCAGCCCGTCGAGCCGGTCGTGCCCGTCGAGGCTGGCCGGGAAGTGGGCGTGCAGCACTACCTCACGCGCAACCGGCAACCCGTCCTCGCCCGTGGCGGCGGTCGAGCCCTGAGCGTGGAGGTCGAGGGCGGTCTGGGTGCGGGCCAGGTCGCCCAGCGCAGCCGACCGGCGGGCGTGCAAGGGTGCTGCCGAGCCGAGGGCCTTCAGCGTCTCGGCGCCGTGGGCGAGGGCCCGGTCGAGGTCGAGGGCGTCGGCGATGTCGAGCTCGGCCTCGAACCGCATGGTCCCGGCGTAATGCACGTCCTGGTCGTGCACCGTCGCGTGGCGCGGGTCGACGTGCTGCCACCCGTCCTCGGGATCAGTCGCGGGGTCGTGGGTGTCGAGGTGGTGGCGCTTGATGGTCTCGGCGACAAGGCGGTCGAGCTGCGCGGGTCCGACCCGGCCGGCGACGGCCGCGACCTGGGTGTCGACCCACCGCGCCGCCTCGACGGTGAGGGACGGGGTGGCGTGGATCGTGGCCTCCGCGACGGTCCGAGCCCGCCAGGCCGGCACCGCACCGGCGTGGACCTGCGCCCACAGCCGAGGCAGGCGGTGCCGCAGCTCGAGCGCGTGCCCGATGAGCCGCTTCGCTGCGGTAGAGGAGATGCCGAGGACGGTGCCGAGCTCGGCGATGCAGAACTCCGCCACCGCCGGGCAACCCTCGCCGGCGATCGGCTCCTCGTGCTCGAGGCCGTAGCGGCCACCGTCGCCGAAGGTAGCGGCGGTGTGGATCGACTCCGGCGGGTGCAGGTCGGCCCAGCGGGCGGCCACCTCCAGCACGTCCGCTGCCGCGCGGTGCTCGGCGGCCTTGCGGTCGCGGGCGAGCGCCAGCAGCGCGGAGGCCGAGAGGGCCTCGACCTCTGCTCCGGGTGCCGCTGCCAGCGTCTCGATCATGTGTTCGATTCTACGGACGACCACCGACAGCGGACAGTGCTTGCGCAAGCCGATGGAAGGGTCTCGATACGCCTCGTTCCTCGGCTACTCGACCACCGAGGGCAGGTGGCCTCGATACGCCGGGCTCGTGCCTCGCTCGGCTGCTAGACCCGCAGAGCTGCCGCCTGCTCCACTTCGCCAGCCCACCCCCGATCCGCTATACCTCCAGCATGCCGCCAGCCGCCCCGCTCCTCCGCGAGATGCGTCCCGAGGACGTCCCGGCGGTGCTCGCGGGCCAGGAGCCGGCGGCGGTGGCTGGGCTGTCGGAGGTGTTCCCGCAGGACCTCCACCCGTTCCCACGGCAGACGATCGCGGACCGCTGGCTCGCCGAGATCGAGGATGCCGCCACGTCCTGCTTCGTCATCGTCCGGCACGACCGGGTCGTCGGGTTCGCGGCCGTACGCGGCGACGAGGTCGTGCACTTCGGCGTCGAGGTCGAGCAGTGGGGGACAGGTGTCGCGGCCGCGGCGCAGGACGAGCTGCTCGAGGTGATGCGGGCGGGCGGTGTGCAGCGTCCCTGGCTGCGGGTCTACGCGGGCAATGCCCGGGGTCGGCGGTTCTGGGAGAAGCTCGGCTGGCGCCCGACCGGGGAGCGCGGCCGCGGCACCCTGCCGCCGTACGCGGAGCTCCTCACCTACGAGCTCGCCGGCTGAGCGGCTCAGCGCGCGGCAGCCAACAAGCCCAGCACGTCGTCGGTCGAGCGGACGTCGCCGTAGGACCGGTGCACGACGTGCAGCGTGGCGTTGTGGTCCCGGTCGCGCATCGCCGCGCACGCGTCGGCGACGAGGATGACCCGCAGGCCCGCCGAGCTCGCGCCCCTGACGGTGTCCTCGACGCAGACGTTGGTGACGGTGCCGGTCACGACCACCGTGTCGATCCCGCTGGTCGTGAGCAGCTCGGGCAGCACCGAGCCGGGGGACCAGGCGCCCCGCATGGTCTTCGCCACGGCGAGGTCGGACGCGTCGACGTCGAGGCCGTCGTGCAGTCGCGAGGCCACCGGTCCCTCGCCGCCAGAGCGCGCGTAGGCCTCGGCCACCTCGTCGCCGAAGAACTCGCGGTCCTTCGCCGTCGGCTCGGTGTAGCCGGGCACCACCCACGCCACCACGCCGCCGGCGCCACGCAGGGCCGCCGCCAGGGCGTTGACGCGGGGCACGATGCCGCGCACGTACGCCGACTCGCGCACGAAGAACGGCACGATGTCCACGACGACGAGCGCGGTTCGACGCGCGTCGAGGTGCTCGTACGCGTGCCGCCGGCCCCGGCGGGCCTCGTGCCGCGCGTACTCGCGCTCCTCGACGAGCCAGGCGTGGTCGGCGACGTCGTCGAGGTCCGGTGGCGGGGTCACCGGGCGAGGCTATTGCCGCCGATGGTGGGCTGGGTCGCGCATCGAGACCCCCGACATGGGCACGGAGTGTGGCAGACGCGGCGCCGATAGGCTGCAGCACGACCTGTTGGACCCCACCCGACCCACGACCCGAAGGATCGCCCATGGCCGGCGGACTGTTCGCCCTCCTCGACGACGTCGCCGCACTCGCGCGCATCGCCGCCGCCAGCGTGGACGACGTGGGTGCCGCCGCGGCCCGCGCGAGCGCCAAGGCCGCCGGCGTCGTGGTCGACGACACGGCCGTGACGCCGCAGTACCTCCACGGGTCCGCCGCCGCCCGCGAGCTGCCGATCATCAAGAAGATCGCGATCGGCTCGCTGCGCAACAAGCTGCTCTTCATCCTCCCGGCCGCCGTGCTGCTGGGGCAGTTCCTGCCCTGGCTGCTCCCGGTGATCCTCATCTTCGGTGGTGGGTTCCTCGCCTACGAGGGCGCCCACAAGGTCTACGAACGCGTGACCGGCCACGCGACGGAGGCCGAGGAGGACATCGCCCCGCACGGCGAGCTGACCCCCGAGCACGAGGCCCGCACCATCTCGCAGGCCATCCGCACCGACTTCATCCTCAGCGCCGAGATCATGGTCATCGCGCTCAAGGAGGTGGTGAGCTCCGACCCCGACGCGAGCATCTGGATGCGCGCCATCGTGCTGGGCGTGGTGGCGGTCCTGATCACCGTCCTCGTCTACGGCGTCGTCGCGCTGATCGTGAAGATGGACGACGTCGGCCTCCACCTCGCCGAGAAGCCGTCCAAGGGCTCGCAGCGCGTCGGGCTGGCGCTCGTCTCCGCGATGCCCCGCCTGCTCGCCGCGATCTCCTTCATCGGCACCCTCGCCATGCTCTGGGTCGGCGGCCACATCTTCCTCATCAGCCTCTACGAGATCGGCGGCCACGACGGCCTCCTCGAGGGCACCGCGGTCGGCGACGCCCTGCACGCGCCGTACGACCTCCTGCACCACTGGGAGGAGGACGTGCACCACGCCATCGGCGGGGCGCTCGGCGGCCTGGTCGGGTGGCTGCTCAACACGGTCGTCTCCGCCCTCGTCGGACTGTTCGTCGGTGGCATCGTCCTGGCGGTCCTCCACGCCTTCGGGATCGGCGGCGGCCACGGGTCGGAGCACGGGTCGGAGCACGCGTCCGAGAACGGGGCCGAGAACGGGGCCGAGCACGGGGCCGAGCACGGGGCCGAGCACGGGGCGGACCACACCGATGAGCACGCCGACGAGCACGCCGGTGAGCAGCCCGGAGGGGCGACCGCCGAGGATTCCCCGAATCGCTGAGCCCGGTCCTACGCTCTTCTGGTCCGCGCGGGAGATCCCGACGATGCACAGATGTGCGGCGCAGACGGCCTCCACCGAATCCGGGAGACAACCACATGGACTTCAAGGTCGCTGACCTCACCCTCGCCGCCTACGGCCGCAAGGAGATCGAGCTCGCCGAGCACGAGATGCCCGGCCTCATGGCCATGCGCGAGCGCTACGGCAAGGACCAGCCCCTCAAGGGCGCCCGCGTCGCCGGCTCGCTGCACATGACGATCCAGACCGCCGTGCTCATCGAGACCCTCGTGCACCTCGGTGCCGACGTCCGCTGGGCCACGTGCAACATCTTCTCGACGCAGGACCACGCCGCCGCGGCCGTGGTCGTGGGCCGCGACGGCACCGCCGACGCCCCGCAGGGCACGCCCGTCTTCGCCTGGAAGGGCGAGTCGCTGGCCGAGTACTGGGACGAGGCCGAGAAGGTCTTCGACTTCACCGACGCCGACGGCAACGTCATCGGCCCCAACGTCCTCCTCGACGACGGTGGCGACATCACGATGCTGCTGCACCTCGGCGTCGAGTTCGAGAAGACCGGCGTCGTGCCGTCGCAGGACAGCACCGACAACGAGGAGTTCAAGGAGGTGCTGCGCGTGCTGGCCCGCTCCGTCGAGAGCAAGCCGCAGCACTGGACCGAGATCTCGAAGGGCATCAGGGGCGTCTCCGAGGAGACCACCACCGGCGTCCTCCGCCTCTACGACCGCTTCCGCGAGGGCACGCTGCTCTTCCCGGCGATCAACGTCAACGACTCGGTCACCAAGTCCAAGTTCGACAACAAGTACGGCTGCCGCCACTCGCTGATCGACGGCCTCAACCGTGCCACCGACGTGATGATCGGCGGCAAGGTCGCCGTCGTCTGCGGCTACGGCGACGTGGGCAAGGGCTCCGCGGAGTCGCTGCGCGGCCAGGGTGCTCGCGTCATCGTCACCGAGATCGACCCGATCTGCGCGCTGCAGGCGGCCATGGACGGCTACGAGGTCAAGCGCCTCGAGTCCGTCGTGGAGACGGCCGACATCTTCATCACCACGACCGGCAACTTCGACATCATCACCGTCGAACACTTCCACAAGATGAAGCACCAGGCGATCGTCGGCAACATCGGTCACTTCGACAACGAGATCAACATGGCGGGCCTCGCCAGGATCCCCGGCATCGTCAAGGACGAGATCAAGCCGCAGGTCCACCAGTGGATCTTCCCAGCGACCGAGGACAAGCCGAGCAAGAAGATCATCGTGCTGTCCGAGGGCCGCCTGCTGAACCTGGGCAACGCCACCGGCCACCCGTCGTTCGTGATGTCGAACTCCTTCACCAACCAGGTGCTGGCGCAGATCGAGCTGTTCACCAAGGCCGACGAGTACGAGCTCGGTGTCCACGTCCTGCCCAAGCACCTCGACGAGGAGGTGGCCCGCCTGCACCTCGACGCCCTCGGTGTCGAGCTGACCGAGCTCACCAAGGAGCAGGCCGCCTACCTCGGCGTCGACGTGGAGGGTCCCTACAAGTCGGACCACTACCGCTACTGACCAGTTGCGTACGGCCTCCGGTCGCGGGGGCTGTCCCTACACTGGCGCCATGAACGACCTCGCCGAACCCGCGCGCGGCAGCGTGCTCGTCGTCGACGACGACGCCTCCCTGGCGGAGATGCTCTCCATCGTCCTCCGCCAGGAGGGGTTCGACAGCCGGATCGTGGGCCGCGGTGACGTGGCCCTGGATGCGTTCCGGGACTACAAGCCCGACCTGGTCCTCCTCGACCTGATGCTGCCCGGCAAGGACGGCATCGACGTCTGCAAGGAGATCCGCGCCGAGTCGGGCGTGCCGATCGTGATGCTCACGGCGAAGGGCGACACCATCGACGTGGTCGTCGGCCTCGAGTCCGGGGCCGACGACTACATCGTCAAGCCCTTCAAGCCCAAGGAGCTCGTCGCCCGGATCCGCGCCCGCATGCGGCGCAACGACGTCACGCTGGACGAGGGCCTCACGATCGGCGACATCGCCATCGACGTCGCAGGCCACTCCGTCACCCGCGCCGGTGCCCCGATCAACCTGACGCCGCTCGAGTTCGACCTGCTCGTGTGCCTGGCGCGCAAGCCGTGGCAGGTCTTCACCCGCGAGGTGCTGCTCGAGCAGGTCTGGGGCTACCGGCACAGCGCCGACACCCGGCTGGTCAACGTGCACGTCCAGCGACTGCGCTCCAAGGTCGAGCACGACCCGGAGAACCCCGAGGTCGTGGTGACCGTGCGCGGCGTCGGCTACAAGGCCGGCAAGTCCTGACGGACCAGAGGACACCATGACCAGCCCAGCGGGCTCCTCGGGGCCCCGACGCCTCCTCGACCGCGTGCCGGCGGTGCTGCGCCACGGCCCCGCCTTCTGGCGGCGCTCGGTGCAGGCGCGGGTCGTGGTCAGCACGGTGCTCCTCTCGGCCGCCGTCGTCGGGGTGGTCGGCTGGTTCCTCATCCAGCAGACGCGCGACGGGCTCCTGGAGAACCGGGTCGACGCGGTGGTCCAGGAGGCCGAGAGCGAGACCGAGACGGCGCGCGCGGCGCTGGCCGCGATCCCCGTCCTC
This genomic stretch from Nocardioides renjunii harbors:
- a CDS encoding HNH endonuclease signature motif containing protein is translated as MIETLAAAPGAEVEALSASALLALARDRKAAEHRAAADVLEVAARWADLHPPESIHTAATFGDGGRYGLEHEEPIAGEGCPAVAEFCIAELGTVLGISSTAAKRLIGHALELRHRLPRLWAQVHAGAVPAWRARTVAEATIHATPSLTVEAARWVDTQVAAVAGRVGPAQLDRLVAETIKRHHLDTHDPATDPEDGWQHVDPRHATVHDQDVHYAGTMRFEAELDIADALDLDRALAHGAETLKALGSAAPLHARRSAALGDLARTQTALDLHAQGSTAATGEDGLPVAREVVLHAHFPASLDGHDRLDGLDTVFGPTGRLEEGQRLVLLEQVKDWCRDSRTKVTVKPVIDLTAELTAPGYDIPDRIREQVILRDRTCVFPWCTRPARGCDIDHVVPYDHEADTEGRPQPGPTVSSNLAPECRWHHRLKTHSAWRYDVTGPGVYEWTSPHGHRYRRDRTGTTRINGSADDPAPPGRP
- a CDS encoding GNAT family N-acetyltransferase — protein: MPPAAPLLREMRPEDVPAVLAGQEPAAVAGLSEVFPQDLHPFPRQTIADRWLAEIEDAATSCFVIVRHDRVVGFAAVRGDEVVHFGVEVEQWGTGVAAAAQDELLEVMRAGGVQRPWLRVYAGNARGRRFWEKLGWRPTGERGRGTLPPYAELLTYELAG
- a CDS encoding isochorismatase family protein, encoding MTPPPDLDDVADHAWLVEEREYARHEARRGRRHAYEHLDARRTALVVVDIVPFFVRESAYVRGIVPRVNALAAALRGAGGVVAWVVPGYTEPTAKDREFFGDEVAEAYARSGGEGPVASRLHDGLDVDASDLAVAKTMRGAWSPGSVLPELLTTSGIDTVVVTGTVTNVCVEDTVRGASSAGLRVILVADACAAMRDRDHNATLHVVHRSYGDVRSTDDVLGLLAAAR
- a CDS encoding DUF808 domain-containing protein, with translation MAGGLFALLDDVAALARIAAASVDDVGAAAARASAKAAGVVVDDTAVTPQYLHGSAAARELPIIKKIAIGSLRNKLLFILPAAVLLGQFLPWLLPVILIFGGGFLAYEGAHKVYERVTGHATEAEEDIAPHGELTPEHEARTISQAIRTDFILSAEIMVIALKEVVSSDPDASIWMRAIVLGVVAVLITVLVYGVVALIVKMDDVGLHLAEKPSKGSQRVGLALVSAMPRLLAAISFIGTLAMLWVGGHIFLISLYEIGGHDGLLEGTAVGDALHAPYDLLHHWEEDVHHAIGGALGGLVGWLLNTVVSALVGLFVGGIVLAVLHAFGIGGGHGSEHGSEHASENGAENGAEHGAEHGAEHGADHTDEHADEHAGEQPGGATAEDSPNR
- the ahcY gene encoding adenosylhomocysteinase, producing the protein MDFKVADLTLAAYGRKEIELAEHEMPGLMAMRERYGKDQPLKGARVAGSLHMTIQTAVLIETLVHLGADVRWATCNIFSTQDHAAAAVVVGRDGTADAPQGTPVFAWKGESLAEYWDEAEKVFDFTDADGNVIGPNVLLDDGGDITMLLHLGVEFEKTGVVPSQDSTDNEEFKEVLRVLARSVESKPQHWTEISKGIRGVSEETTTGVLRLYDRFREGTLLFPAINVNDSVTKSKFDNKYGCRHSLIDGLNRATDVMIGGKVAVVCGYGDVGKGSAESLRGQGARVIVTEIDPICALQAAMDGYEVKRLESVVETADIFITTTGNFDIITVEHFHKMKHQAIVGNIGHFDNEINMAGLARIPGIVKDEIKPQVHQWIFPATEDKPSKKIIVLSEGRLLNLGNATGHPSFVMSNSFTNQVLAQIELFTKADEYELGVHVLPKHLDEEVARLHLDALGVELTELTKEQAAYLGVDVEGPYKSDHYRY
- the mtrA gene encoding MtrAB system response regulator MtrA, encoding MNDLAEPARGSVLVVDDDASLAEMLSIVLRQEGFDSRIVGRGDVALDAFRDYKPDLVLLDLMLPGKDGIDVCKEIRAESGVPIVMLTAKGDTIDVVVGLESGADDYIVKPFKPKELVARIRARMRRNDVTLDEGLTIGDIAIDVAGHSVTRAGAPINLTPLEFDLLVCLARKPWQVFTREVLLEQVWGYRHSADTRLVNVHVQRLRSKVEHDPENPEVVVTVRGVGYKAGKS